In Candidatus Binataceae bacterium, the following proteins share a genomic window:
- a CDS encoding glycosyltransferase, whose product METVTATGQDFGRRPFVVSNTRRAPRRRRRVAFYSHDTMGLGHTRRNLLIAEQLLAADADADILMIAGMRQTSAFPIPPRMDFVTLPALYKDDHGQYEARNLQLSLNELLGLRTSLIMAALRGFDPDLLVVDNVPRGAVRELDAALAVLRTAGRPRCVLGLRDTLDDAESVKQEWGKLDNARVIADYYDAIWVYGDPAVYDLRREYGFSPALCAMTHFTGYLDPRVRRESAPSDAAALAQLGLPNEPFVLCQVGGGQDGAHLVETFLSTPRPAGMHGVVLTGPFIPRDILARARAQADPRMHVLEFVAEPAVLLRRAQKVIAMGGYNTACELLTCGKPALMVPRVKPRQEQLVRAQRWSELGLVEMLSPDAATPARLGEWIASGPAANLSARARVDLGGLKRLPRLMMQLLDDGEGLRATSSEDE is encoded by the coding sequence ATGGAAACAGTAACAGCCACGGGACAGGACTTCGGACGGCGGCCTTTCGTCGTGAGCAACACGCGGCGCGCGCCGCGCCGCCGCCGGCGGGTCGCGTTCTACTCGCACGACACGATGGGTCTCGGACATACGCGGCGCAATCTGCTAATCGCCGAACAGCTCCTCGCGGCGGACGCCGATGCCGACATCCTGATGATCGCGGGGATGCGTCAGACCAGCGCCTTCCCGATCCCCCCGCGGATGGACTTCGTAACGCTGCCGGCGCTTTACAAGGACGATCATGGGCAGTACGAGGCGCGCAATCTGCAGTTGAGCCTCAACGAACTGCTGGGGCTCCGCACATCGCTCATCATGGCGGCGCTGCGAGGTTTCGATCCCGACCTGTTGGTGGTGGATAACGTGCCGCGCGGAGCAGTGCGGGAACTCGACGCGGCCCTAGCGGTGCTGCGGACGGCGGGACGGCCGCGCTGCGTGCTGGGCCTGCGCGACACGCTCGACGACGCGGAGTCCGTCAAACAGGAATGGGGGAAGCTCGATAACGCCCGGGTGATCGCCGATTACTACGACGCCATCTGGGTGTATGGCGATCCGGCCGTCTACGACCTCCGGCGCGAGTACGGCTTTTCCCCGGCCCTGTGCGCGATGACCCATTTCACTGGCTATCTCGACCCGCGGGTGCGCCGGGAAAGCGCACCAAGCGACGCTGCCGCTCTCGCCCAGTTGGGTTTGCCCAACGAACCTTTCGTCCTCTGCCAAGTCGGCGGGGGGCAGGACGGGGCCCATCTGGTTGAGACTTTTCTGTCCACTCCGCGGCCGGCCGGGATGCACGGCGTGGTCCTGACCGGACCATTTATTCCCCGTGACATTTTGGCGCGGGCGCGCGCGCAAGCAGATCCGCGGATGCATGTGCTGGAGTTTGTGGCCGAGCCCGCGGTACTGCTGCGCCGTGCGCAGAAGGTTATCGCAATGGGCGGCTACAACACGGCGTGCGAGCTGCTCACCTGCGGCAAGCCCGCCCTGATGGTCCCGCGCGTCAAGCCGCGCCAGGAGCAACTGGTGCGGGCGCAGCGCTGGAGCGAACTCGGGCTGGTCGAGATGCTCTCTCCGGACGCGGCCACCCCGGCGCGGCTCGGCGAGTGGATCGCCAGCGGACCGGCGGCCAACCTGAGCGCGCGCGCCCGCGTCGACCTCGGCGGGCTCAAGCGGCTGCCGCGGCTGATGATGCAACTGCTGGATGACGGTGAAGGCCTGCGCGCGACGTCGTCGGAGGATGAATGA
- a CDS encoding glycosyltransferase family 4 protein, with translation MPAGAEAKREPQRVAYVCADRGIPIWGSKGSSVHVQAMVRVLVRRGATVTIFAANTAGTPPPGLEGVGVYQLPAPRSRDAAAEQAQLAANQDLLAALRARGPFELIYERYSLWSCAALEYGRAAGIPAVLEVNAPLIDEQSQYRQLYDRPAAEAVAGRAFAAASRLVAVSAGVAAYLRERLGVDAPIRLIANGVDTEWFRPGIMPASPAPQGALTVGFVGSLKPWHGLDTLVEACARLRLRDHELRLLMVGDGPGRAALTERLRAPDVTFAAELSGAVEQARVPALLASMDIAVAPYPPLANFYFSPLKIFEYMAAGLPVVASRIGQIEEVIEDGRTGLLCPPGDVAALADALERLAADPGLRRKLGMAARAAMLADRSWDSVLTRTLAGLGRAPASLDCGVSAP, from the coding sequence ATGCCGGCCGGTGCCGAAGCGAAGCGCGAGCCGCAACGCGTGGCGTATGTGTGCGCCGATCGCGGGATTCCCATTTGGGGTTCGAAAGGCTCCTCGGTGCACGTCCAGGCGATGGTGCGGGTGCTGGTGCGGCGCGGCGCGACGGTGACCATCTTCGCGGCCAATACCGCCGGAACCCCGCCGCCGGGCCTCGAGGGCGTAGGCGTCTATCAGCTCCCCGCGCCCCGCTCGCGTGACGCCGCGGCCGAGCAGGCGCAATTGGCGGCCAATCAGGATCTGCTTGCCGCGCTGCGCGCGCGGGGTCCCTTCGAGCTGATCTATGAACGCTACTCGCTGTGGAGCTGCGCGGCGCTGGAATATGGCCGCGCCGCCGGAATTCCCGCCGTGCTCGAGGTCAACGCTCCGCTGATCGACGAGCAGAGCCAGTACCGGCAGCTGTACGATCGGCCTGCGGCCGAAGCGGTCGCCGGCCGCGCCTTCGCCGCCGCCAGCCGGCTGGTTGCGGTGTCGGCGGGGGTGGCTGCCTATCTGCGGGAGCGGCTGGGTGTCGATGCACCGATTCGGCTGATCGCCAATGGGGTCGATACCGAGTGGTTCCGGCCCGGCATTATGCCGGCCAGTCCGGCGCCGCAAGGGGCCCTGACGGTAGGCTTCGTCGGCAGCCTTAAGCCTTGGCATGGGCTCGACACGCTGGTCGAGGCTTGTGCCCGGTTGCGTCTTCGCGATCATGAACTGCGGCTGCTGATGGTGGGCGACGGGCCGGGTCGCGCCGCTTTGACCGAGCGCCTGCGCGCGCCGGACGTGACCTTCGCCGCCGAACTCAGCGGCGCGGTCGAGCAGGCGCGGGTGCCGGCCTTGCTGGCTTCAATGGATATCGCGGTGGCGCCGTATCCGCCGCTGGCAAATTTCTATTTCTCGCCCCTCAAAATTTTCGAGTACATGGCGGCTGGACTGCCGGTGGTGGCGAGCCGCATCGGGCAGATCGAAGAGGTCATCGAGGACGGCCGCACCGGACTGCTCTGCCCGCCGGGCGACGTGGCGGCGTTGGCTGACGCGCTGGAGCGGCTCGCCGCGGATCCCGGACTGCGCCGTAAGCTCGGGATGGCAGCGCGCGCGGCGATGCTCGCAGATCGGAGCTGGGACAGCGTGCTCACGCGGACCTTGGCTGGCCTGGGCCGGGCGCCGGCGTCACTTGACTGCGGTGTCTCAGCGCCATGA
- a CDS encoding ABC transporter ATP-binding protein, with product MNDRHAPLLSESVASLWRLLRRFGIYIRRQRSLIALSMLALVAEAGLRLIEPWPLKLIFDRIIAGRHHHSGWHIDIFDRLSGDTLLLAAVIAMVAFTALRALFEYLNSIGFATAGNRVLSAARYDLYRHLQCLSLAFHGEARGGDLTLRVMSDLGVLTDATTSAGVPLFRGLLIMCATLAFMLWMNLELGLIALIAAPLFWAASALRARRIVETLRHQRQRDGAMAATAAETISAIKLVQAFALGDSFAASFAADNDHSLAEGIKASRLAGSLGRSLDVLTALVMAAVLWFGAHIVKRGEMSVGDLVIFLSYLRNAFRPLKDFAKQATRLARAVVAGERALAVFDQTPSVCERPGAADAAGARGEVAFVNVSFGYAPGRPALTDITFKVRAGQRVALIGPSGSGKSTLLGLLPRLYDVGSGAILLDGRDLRDYTLASLRAQISIVPQDSVLFAGSVRDNIAYGAPAASPAAIEAAARLANAHQFIEALPLGYDTPVGERGVTLSGGQRQRIAIARAAIRRAPLLILDEPTNGLDRENSEAVIAALKRLPHGQTTFIATHDLELAADADLILYFEHARIVEHGTHAELLQHGRHYREMLGRNVKAA from the coding sequence ATGAATGATCGCCACGCACCGCTTTTGAGTGAGTCGGTCGCTAGTCTCTGGCGGTTGCTGCGACGCTTTGGGATCTACATCCGCAGGCAACGCAGCCTGATCGCATTATCGATGCTCGCGCTCGTTGCCGAGGCGGGTTTGCGCCTGATCGAGCCGTGGCCGCTCAAGCTGATTTTCGATCGGATTATCGCCGGCCGCCATCATCATTCCGGGTGGCATATCGACATTTTTGATCGTCTCAGCGGCGATACTCTGTTGCTGGCTGCGGTGATCGCCATGGTCGCTTTCACCGCCCTGCGCGCACTCTTCGAGTACCTGAACAGTATCGGTTTCGCGACGGCCGGCAATCGCGTGCTGAGCGCCGCGCGCTATGATCTCTACCGCCATCTGCAATGCCTCTCGCTGGCGTTTCATGGCGAGGCGCGCGGCGGCGATCTGACGCTGCGTGTGATGAGCGATCTCGGCGTGCTGACGGACGCCACCACGTCCGCCGGGGTGCCGCTGTTCCGCGGCCTGCTGATCATGTGCGCGACGCTCGCCTTCATGCTATGGATGAACCTGGAGCTCGGCCTGATCGCACTGATCGCCGCACCGCTCTTCTGGGCGGCCAGCGCGTTGCGCGCGCGGCGGATCGTCGAGACGCTCCGGCACCAGCGCCAGCGCGACGGCGCGATGGCGGCGACCGCGGCCGAGACCATCAGCGCGATCAAACTGGTGCAGGCCTTTGCGCTCGGCGACAGCTTTGCCGCGAGCTTCGCCGCCGACAACGATCACAGTCTAGCCGAAGGGATCAAGGCCAGCCGCTTGGCGGGCAGCCTCGGGCGGTCGCTCGACGTGCTGACCGCGCTGGTTATGGCCGCGGTGCTGTGGTTCGGCGCGCATATCGTCAAGCGCGGCGAGATGAGCGTGGGCGATCTGGTGATCTTCCTGAGTTATTTGCGCAACGCCTTCCGTCCGCTCAAGGATTTCGCCAAGCAGGCGACCCGCCTGGCGCGCGCAGTGGTGGCCGGGGAGCGCGCGCTCGCGGTGTTCGATCAGACGCCGTCGGTATGCGAGCGGCCCGGAGCCGCGGACGCGGCCGGCGCGCGCGGTGAAGTAGCGTTCGTAAACGTCAGCTTCGGCTACGCGCCGGGCCGGCCCGCTTTGACCGATATCACTTTCAAGGTTCGCGCCGGCCAGCGCGTGGCCCTGATTGGCCCCTCCGGCAGCGGCAAATCGACCCTGCTCGGCCTGCTGCCGCGGCTCTACGACGTCGGTAGCGGCGCGATTTTGCTGGACGGCCGCGACCTGCGTGACTACACGCTCGCTTCGCTGCGCGCGCAGATTAGCATCGTGCCGCAGGACAGCGTGCTGTTCGCCGGCAGTGTGCGCGACAATATCGCGTATGGCGCGCCCGCCGCCTCGCCCGCGGCGATCGAGGCGGCCGCGCGGCTCGCCAACGCGCATCAGTTTATCGAGGCTTTGCCGCTCGGTTATGACACGCCGGTGGGCGAACGCGGCGTGACCCTGTCGGGCGGCCAGCGCCAGCGGATCGCGATCGCGCGGGCGGCAATCCGCCGCGCCCCACTGCTGATTCTCGACGAACCGACCAACGGGCTCGATCGCGAGAATAGCGAGGCGGTGATCGCGGCGCTCAAGCGGCTGCCGCACGGCCAGACAACTTTTATCGCAACGCATGATCTCGAACTGGCGGCCGACGCTGACCTGATTCTTTATTTCGAGCACGCACGAATCGTCGAGCACGGCACTCACGCGGAGTTGCTGCAGCATGGCCGGCACTACCGCGAGATGCTCGGACGGAATGTCAAGGCGGCCTAA
- a CDS encoding TolC family protein: MPSRAFDGRKRCARYLAALVVIAIAGGPVRARAQSSAAAGAAPAIASIGQAPVPQVAPITITPPPAETYAAPLRMPRALIDQWRPGSETLPVADLGGQEPLRLSFGAPRPIGLKEAITLALRGNPALRAEVLEPLAAHQVIRASEGAFDPSLTSQLSWRRDVLPTRFLFDTGGNPITDQRQEGWDLGLTKLLGSTNGSLSLTFDNSHVRSNYIDLGLNPFYSTDLSATLSQPLLRNFGFGFATIHVRMAEAGEAQARAVLEQRLSDFVLAVGVDYWQAVRAREALDVARGALTLATQLLGLDRARAQRGLLATLAVKEAGSQVESANAQVAAAQDELAQAQDALWRDLGAAATGAGPRDLEPLAVGNSVALSASVTQSLDDALHRRPEFAAFEAALRNDRLDLHYANNQTLPELDATAGVGVSAIGGNVNCIHVSTAIFPSNCTTTLGGGAAKTGIAVPYQGVYGDALNGLGKFNFYHFQAGLNLDVPLANETAQAELANARIRYDQEQLRYRDLFNNVVSEVENALSALDRGREQVRATAAAVDLASAALRAEDGRYSLGLADSHEVLQFQQELIAAQASQVSAQANFQVAGITLLHATGTLLDHFQIELAPSAERRAPWYTKF, encoded by the coding sequence TTGCCAAGTAGAGCTTTTGACGGGCGGAAACGCTGTGCGCGCTATCTCGCGGCGCTCGTCGTCATCGCGATCGCCGGCGGACCTGTGCGGGCGCGCGCCCAGAGCTCGGCCGCCGCCGGCGCGGCGCCGGCTATCGCCAGTATCGGGCAGGCGCCGGTGCCGCAAGTAGCGCCGATCACGATCACGCCGCCCCCCGCCGAAACCTACGCGGCGCCGCTGCGGATGCCCCGGGCGCTCATCGATCAGTGGCGGCCCGGCAGCGAAACTCTGCCGGTCGCGGACCTCGGCGGCCAGGAGCCGCTGCGCCTGAGTTTCGGCGCGCCGCGGCCGATCGGACTCAAGGAGGCGATCACGCTCGCTTTGCGCGGCAATCCCGCCCTGCGCGCCGAAGTGCTTGAACCCCTTGCGGCCCATCAGGTAATCCGCGCCAGCGAAGGCGCGTTTGACCCGAGCCTGACCTCGCAACTGAGCTGGCGGCGCGACGTGCTGCCGACCCGCTTTCTGTTCGATACCGGTGGTAATCCGATCACCGACCAGCGCCAGGAGGGCTGGGACCTGGGCCTGACCAAATTGCTGGGGTCGACTAACGGCTCGCTGTCGCTCACTTTCGACAATAGCCACGTCCGGTCGAACTATATCGATCTCGGGCTCAACCCGTTCTACAGCACGGATCTGTCGGCGACGCTGAGCCAGCCGCTGCTGCGCAACTTCGGCTTCGGCTTCGCAACGATCCACGTGCGGATGGCCGAGGCCGGCGAAGCGCAAGCGCGCGCCGTGCTGGAGCAGCGCCTGTCGGACTTCGTGCTGGCGGTGGGCGTCGATTATTGGCAAGCGGTGCGGGCGCGCGAAGCGCTCGACGTGGCGCGCGGCGCGTTGACGCTCGCGACGCAGTTGCTGGGGCTCGATCGCGCCCGCGCGCAGCGCGGACTGCTGGCGACGCTGGCCGTCAAGGAGGCCGGCTCCCAGGTCGAAAGCGCTAATGCGCAGGTAGCCGCGGCGCAAGACGAGCTGGCGCAGGCGCAGGATGCGTTATGGCGCGACCTGGGCGCCGCCGCGACGGGCGCCGGGCCTCGCGACCTCGAGCCCCTGGCGGTCGGCAACAGCGTCGCACTATCGGCGAGCGTGACGCAGTCGCTCGACGACGCGCTCCATCGTCGGCCCGAATTCGCCGCGTTCGAGGCCGCCCTGCGGAACGATCGCCTCGATCTGCACTATGCCAATAATCAAACGCTGCCTGAGCTCGATGCGACTGCCGGCGTCGGGGTTTCGGCGATCGGCGGCAACGTCAACTGTATCCACGTTTCGACCGCGATCTTTCCGAGCAACTGCACCACCACCTTGGGCGGGGGGGCCGCCAAAACCGGCATCGCCGTGCCTTATCAAGGAGTCTACGGCGACGCGCTTAACGGCCTGGGCAAGTTCAACTTCTACCATTTTCAGGCCGGGCTGAACCTCGATGTCCCGCTGGCGAACGAGACCGCCCAGGCGGAGTTAGCCAACGCGCGAATCCGGTACGATCAGGAGCAACTGCGTTACCGCGATCTGTTCAATAACGTCGTGAGCGAAGTCGAGAACGCGCTGAGTGCGCTCGACCGTGGCCGCGAGCAGGTGCGCGCGACGGCCGCGGCCGTCGATCTGGCGAGCGCCGCGCTGCGCGCCGAAGACGGCCGCTACTCGCTGGGCCTCGCCGACAGCCACGAGGTCCTGCAATTTCAGCAGGAACTGATCGCGGCTCAGGCCAGCCAGGTGAGCGCTCAAGCCAATTTCCAGGTCGCCGGAATAACCTTACTGCACGCCACCGGCACCCTGCTCGACCATTTTCAGATTGAACTGGCGCCGTCCGCCGAACGTCGGGCGCCCTGGTACACCAAGTTCTAG
- a CDS encoding efflux RND transporter periplasmic adaptor subunit, with the protein MAFELDLDVSGQRPDSAAPPVAHPFARHARWTWLAAAIALATAAALYLAHARRPNVWYATAAVSRGAIVRAVNASGTVNPVTTVQVGSYVSGPIIELDADFNTRVKRGQLIARIDPRPFTLKVAQARAQLADAQAAIERDQADAGYKRLLYQRARELLPLGAVAQDTVDQYRSSADQAAAQVKVNRALAQQQQEALAEAEVNLNYANIVSPVDGTVVLRNVDVGQTVAASFQTPVLFLIARDLTRMQIDCNVSEADVGNIRVGQPAAFTVEAFPNRTMQGVVNQIRQAPITVQNVVTYDVVIAIDNRALTLMPGMTADVNIITGHRDDVVRIPVRALHFTPHDARSSQPAAPAVSPGRRVSRVWVMRDGRPAPMTVALGLRNADYAELIGPGPVLGDQLATQEVVGAPSADELTAAAGR; encoded by the coding sequence GTGGCATTTGAACTTGATCTCGACGTTAGCGGCCAGCGGCCTGACAGCGCCGCGCCGCCGGTGGCCCATCCGTTCGCCAGGCACGCGCGATGGACCTGGCTGGCCGCCGCGATCGCATTGGCGACGGCCGCCGCGCTCTACCTCGCACACGCCCGCAGGCCCAACGTCTGGTACGCGACTGCCGCGGTTAGCCGCGGCGCGATCGTGCGCGCAGTCAATGCCAGTGGGACGGTCAATCCGGTCACGACCGTGCAGGTCGGCAGCTACGTCTCCGGCCCGATTATCGAGCTTGATGCCGACTTCAACACGCGCGTCAAGCGCGGCCAGTTAATCGCGCGGATCGATCCCCGGCCCTTCACCCTCAAGGTCGCGCAGGCGCGCGCACAGCTCGCCGACGCGCAAGCCGCGATCGAGCGCGATCAGGCCGACGCCGGCTACAAGCGCCTGCTTTACCAGCGCGCCCGCGAGCTGCTGCCGCTGGGCGCCGTCGCCCAGGATACGGTCGATCAATACCGCAGCTCGGCCGATCAGGCCGCGGCCCAGGTCAAGGTTAATCGTGCGCTGGCCCAACAGCAGCAGGAGGCGCTCGCTGAGGCCGAGGTTAATCTCAACTACGCCAATATCGTCTCCCCAGTGGATGGCACCGTGGTGCTGCGCAACGTCGACGTCGGCCAGACCGTCGCGGCCAGCTTCCAAACCCCGGTGCTGTTCCTGATCGCCCGCGACCTCACGCGGATGCAGATCGATTGCAACGTCAGCGAAGCCGACGTCGGCAATATCCGCGTCGGGCAGCCGGCCGCCTTTACCGTCGAAGCGTTTCCCAACCGCACGATGCAGGGTGTGGTGAATCAGATTCGTCAGGCCCCGATTACGGTGCAGAACGTTGTCACCTACGACGTCGTGATCGCGATCGATAACCGCGCCCTTACGCTGATGCCGGGCATGACCGCCGACGTCAATATCATCACCGGCCATCGCGACGACGTCGTGCGGATTCCGGTCCGCGCGCTCCATTTCACCCCGCACGACGCGCGCTCGTCCCAACCAGCAGCGCCGGCAGTATCGCCTGGCCGCCGCGTGTCGCGGGTCTGGGTGATGCGTGACGGCCGCCCGGCGCCGATGACGGTCGCGCTCGGCCTGCGCAACGCCGACTATGCAGAGTTGATCGGTCCCGGCCCCGTTCTGGGCGATCAGCTTGCGACCCAGGAAGTCGTGGGGGCCCCGTCTGCCGACGAACTCACGGCCGCGGCCGGGCGCTAA
- a CDS encoding ABC transporter permease has translation MTPIIEARDLVKRYEVGGEPFLALRGVSLTLGRGEFLAIMGASGSGKSTLLHLLGCLDRPDGGRYLLNGVDVRTLDDSGLAAVRGRLLGFVFQSFNLLARTSALENVELPLIYSGWTAAGRARARRLLATLGLEGRFDNQPNQLSGGQQQRVAIARALINRPLVLLADEPTGNLDSRNAAEVLDLLRTLCHEQGLTIVMVTHDAEVARSADRTITLRDGLIVTDQLNPRTAPAAPPTIADAVPSPPAAIAESGAWRALAAMILLSARRSLGRNRLRAGLTMLGVLIGVAAVVLMMAIGQGTSAVIQQRIRSLGTNMLTVHPGTTIASGVRVGSGSNSKLTVGDARAIGADDAAIGGVAYVIRQAAQVVNEDRNWSTVIVGTGPEYFTIRDWGVTSGRIFNHEEARTAATVCLLGQTVATNLFDTDDPVGASIRIKNVPFRVIGVLAPKGATNEGQDQDDAVMIPFTTAERRVLGSATAAGGGSAAIADPGSAPAFEAHYNVEAVRNTMAGQAPRMLGKVNIIYAQAVNAGLIDSAIDELTATLRERHGLKPRQDDDFTVHDMTAIAQASASTSRMLTMLLAALASIALVVGGVGIMNIMLVSVTERTREIGIRLAVGAQRTHILAQFLAEAVLLSLAGGLAGVVLGVLGAVAVTALDLGPTVLSFTPIVGSLLFSAAVGVFFGYYPAKRAALLKPIEALRYE, from the coding sequence ATGACGCCGATTATTGAAGCTCGCGATCTCGTCAAGCGCTACGAAGTGGGCGGTGAGCCCTTTCTGGCGCTGCGCGGCGTCAGCCTCACGCTCGGGCGCGGCGAGTTCCTCGCGATCATGGGCGCGTCCGGCTCGGGCAAGTCCACGCTGCTCCATTTGCTCGGCTGCCTCGATCGCCCCGACGGCGGCCGCTACCTGCTCAACGGCGTGGACGTGCGCACGCTCGACGACAGTGGGCTGGCGGCCGTGCGGGGCCGCCTACTGGGCTTCGTCTTCCAGAGCTTCAATCTGCTCGCGCGAACCAGTGCGCTGGAAAACGTCGAGCTGCCATTGATCTACTCCGGATGGACCGCGGCGGGGCGGGCGCGCGCGCGGCGCCTGCTGGCGACGCTGGGGCTCGAGGGCCGCTTCGACAACCAGCCCAATCAGCTTTCCGGCGGCCAACAGCAGCGGGTCGCAATCGCGCGCGCCTTGATCAACCGCCCGCTGGTGCTCTTGGCCGACGAACCGACCGGTAATCTGGATTCGCGCAACGCCGCCGAGGTCCTCGACCTGCTCCGCACGCTTTGCCACGAGCAGGGTCTGACGATCGTGATGGTCACCCATGACGCCGAGGTTGCGCGCAGCGCCGACCGCACGATCACGCTGCGCGACGGGCTGATCGTCACGGACCAGCTTAACCCACGCACTGCGCCGGCCGCGCCGCCCACGATCGCGGATGCGGTCCCCTCGCCCCCCGCCGCGATCGCGGAGAGCGGCGCCTGGCGGGCGCTCGCCGCGATGATTCTGCTGAGCGCGCGCCGCTCGCTCGGGCGCAACCGGCTGCGCGCGGGGCTGACGATGCTCGGCGTCCTGATCGGCGTCGCCGCCGTGGTGCTCATGATGGCGATCGGCCAGGGCACCAGCGCGGTGATCCAGCAACGGATCCGCAGCCTCGGCACGAATATGCTGACAGTCCATCCGGGTACTACGATCGCCAGCGGCGTGCGCGTCGGAAGCGGCAGCAACTCCAAGCTGACGGTTGGCGACGCGCGCGCGATCGGCGCTGACGATGCCGCAATCGGCGGCGTCGCCTACGTCATTCGCCAGGCCGCGCAGGTGGTTAATGAGGATCGCAACTGGAGCACCGTGATCGTCGGCACCGGACCCGAGTATTTCACGATTCGCGACTGGGGCGTGACCAGCGGGCGCATTTTCAATCATGAGGAGGCGCGCACCGCGGCCACCGTCTGCCTGCTCGGCCAAACCGTCGCAACCAATCTGTTCGATACGGACGACCCGGTGGGCGCCTCGATTCGCATCAAGAACGTGCCGTTCCGCGTTATCGGCGTGCTCGCACCCAAGGGCGCGACCAACGAAGGACAGGATCAGGACGATGCGGTGATGATCCCGTTCACCACCGCCGAGCGCCGCGTGTTGGGCTCCGCGACCGCCGCGGGCGGGGGCTCCGCGGCAATCGCGGACCCCGGTTCCGCGCCCGCGTTTGAGGCCCATTACAACGTCGAGGCGGTGCGCAACACGATGGCCGGCCAGGCGCCGCGGATGCTCGGTAAGGTGAATATCATATACGCACAGGCGGTCAACGCCGGCCTGATCGACTCCGCCATCGACGAACTGACAGCTACGCTGCGCGAGCGGCACGGCCTCAAGCCCCGGCAAGACGACGACTTCACGGTGCACGACATGACCGCGATCGCGCAGGCCTCCGCTAGCACAAGCCGAATGCTGACGATGCTGCTGGCCGCGCTGGCCTCGATCGCGCTGGTAGTCGGCGGCGTTGGCATCATGAACATCATGCTCGTGTCAGTGACCGAACGGACGCGCGAGATCGGTATCCGCCTGGCGGTCGGCGCGCAACGCACCCATATCCTCGCGCAGTTCCTGGCCGAGGCGGTGCTGCTCAGCCTGGCCGGCGGTTTGGCGGGCGTGGTGTTGGGAGTGTTGGGCGCCGTGGCAGTCACAGCGCTCGATCTGGGGCCGACGGTGCTTTCGTTCACGCCGATCGTGGGGTCGCTACTGTTTTCCGCCGCGGTGGGCGTCTTCTTCGGTTATTACCCGGCCAAGCGGGCCGCGCTGCTCAAGCCGATCGAGGCCCTCCGCTATGAATAA
- a CDS encoding glycosyltransferase, whose protein sequence is MKIPANPPVAFILKRYPRLSETFILNEIRALERLGARLEIFSLLRPEEQLTHPTLAEVAAPVTYFPANPLRRIGTILWSHLLMLASAPLRYLHVLLLAVGWSAQSQRPLGVWKQFMRSAYIALRCRRAGVGHIHAHFANAPTAVAHMASLMLEVPFSFTTHAKDLYLTPREVIRRRLHAASFVSTCTRYNMDYLGGLAEPSDAGKLNLVYHGIDLSEFPAMPRSPALAGHGGNNATALPPLILSVGRLVPKKGMGDLLAACRILRARDIAFRCIVVGGGPLRASLEAQGQEPGLDGRVTFTGAMAHDRLIALYCQATAFALVPQIAEDGDRDGIPNVLAEAMAAGVPVVTTAISGIPELVEHGQTGLLVGARNPNAAADALQRLLGDATLQRKLALAARRRIESDFACWENARAMYRLLTPASAAPARRAA, encoded by the coding sequence ATGAAAATACCTGCAAATCCCCCCGTCGCCTTCATCCTGAAACGCTACCCGCGCCTATCCGAGACGTTTATCCTCAACGAAATCCGGGCGCTCGAACGTCTGGGCGCGCGCCTCGAAATCTTCTCCCTGCTGCGTCCGGAAGAGCAACTGACCCATCCGACCCTGGCCGAAGTCGCCGCTCCCGTGACCTATTTCCCGGCCAATCCGCTGCGGCGGATCGGTACGATTCTGTGGTCGCATCTGCTGATGCTCGCGTCGGCGCCGCTGCGCTATCTCCATGTCCTGCTGCTCGCCGTCGGGTGGTCGGCGCAGTCACAGCGGCCGCTCGGGGTCTGGAAGCAGTTCATGCGTTCGGCTTACATCGCGCTCCGCTGCCGGCGCGCTGGTGTGGGCCATATCCATGCGCATTTTGCCAACGCGCCCACCGCCGTTGCCCATATGGCGAGCCTGATGCTGGAGGTGCCCTTCAGCTTCACGACGCACGCGAAGGATCTCTACCTGACTCCGCGCGAGGTGATCCGCCGCCGGCTCCATGCCGCCAGCTTCGTTTCGACTTGCACCCGCTACAATATGGACTATCTCGGCGGGCTCGCCGAGCCGTCCGACGCCGGCAAGCTGAATCTCGTCTATCACGGGATCGACCTGAGCGAGTTTCCCGCCATGCCACGCTCCCCCGCGCTGGCAGGCCATGGCGGTAACAACGCCACCGCGCTGCCGCCACTCATCCTGTCGGTCGGCCGGCTCGTGCCGAAAAAAGGCATGGGCGACCTGCTCGCAGCGTGCCGCATATTGCGGGCGCGCGACATCGCGTTCCGTTGTATCGTCGTCGGCGGCGGCCCGTTGCGTGCGAGCCTCGAGGCGCAAGGGCAGGAACCTGGTCTTGACGGGAGGGTCACCTTTACGGGTGCGATGGCGCATGACCGGTTGATCGCGCTCTACTGTCAGGCGACTGCCTTTGCCCTGGTGCCGCAGATCGCCGAGGACGGCGATCGCGACGGCATCCCCAACGTTCTGGCCGAGGCGATGGCCGCCGGTGTTCCGGTGGTGACCACCGCCATTTCAGGTATCCCGGAACTGGTGGAGCATGGACAGACCGGTCTCCTGGTTGGCGCGCGTAATCCCAACGCCGCGGCCGACGCGCTCCAGCGGTTGCTCGGCGACGCCACGCTGCAACGCAAGCTCGCGCTGGCCGCCCGCCGCCGAATCGAGAGCGACTTTGCCTGCTGGGAGAATGCCCGCGCGATGTATCGATTGCTGACCCCGGCGTCGGCTGCTCCCGCTCGCCGCGCCGCCTAG